One Deinococcus aerolatus genomic window carries:
- a CDS encoding acyl-CoA dehydrogenase C-terminal domain-containing protein, producing MPTYKAPLRDIKFLINELLDAPAELAKMPYYAENETADAALMEQVLDEAARFVEGELVPLNAVGDQQGCVRHDDGEVTTPEGFKAAYDKYRKAGWTALDADPNYGGQGMPHLVSNVLVELLNSANVAWSMYPGLSHGAYSALHAVGSDELKDLYLPKIVSGEWTGTMCLTEPHAGTDLGIIRTKAKDNGDGTYAVSGTKIFISAGEHDMAENIVHLVLARLEGSPEGTKGISLFLVPKYLPTADGKVGERNGVVCGSLEHKMGINGNATALLNFDGATGFLVGEINKGMNHMFIMMNAARLGTGLQGLGLGEVAYQNALAYAKDRLQMRHTPRVNPAESADPIIVHPDVRRMLLTGKAYTEAGRAMAMWLALSIDTEHHHPDEAARKEAGDLVALLTPIAKAFMTDNGFHIAVQSQQIFGGHGYIREWGMEQFVRDARIGQIYEGTNGIQALDLLGRKVLMDGGKKLQKLAGMLQEFVDANEEDEHIGEYVTALGKASQQLGSITMVVGQKAMSGPEGADEVNAAAVDYLRFFGHVVYGYLWARMAKIAQEKIDAGQDKDGFYLGKVQTAKFYFTKLFPEIKALAATIKAGNEPLAVDDRLFGLERALITA from the coding sequence ATGCCCACCTACAAAGCACCGCTGCGCGATATCAAGTTCCTGATCAACGAACTGCTGGACGCCCCCGCCGAACTGGCGAAGATGCCCTACTACGCCGAGAACGAGACCGCCGACGCCGCCCTGATGGAACAGGTGCTGGATGAGGCTGCGCGCTTCGTGGAAGGCGAACTGGTGCCGCTGAACGCGGTTGGCGATCAGCAGGGCTGTGTCCGGCACGATGACGGTGAGGTGACCACCCCAGAGGGCTTCAAGGCCGCCTACGACAAATACCGCAAGGCCGGCTGGACCGCGCTGGACGCCGATCCCAACTACGGCGGCCAGGGCATGCCCCATCTGGTGTCCAACGTGCTGGTGGAACTGCTGAACAGCGCCAACGTGGCCTGGAGCATGTACCCCGGCCTGAGCCACGGCGCCTACAGCGCCCTGCACGCGGTGGGCAGCGACGAGCTCAAGGACCTGTACCTGCCCAAGATCGTCTCGGGCGAGTGGACCGGAACCATGTGTCTGACCGAGCCGCACGCCGGAACGGACCTGGGCATCATCCGCACCAAGGCCAAGGACAACGGCGACGGCACCTACGCGGTCAGCGGCACCAAGATCTTTATCAGCGCCGGCGAGCACGACATGGCCGAGAACATCGTGCATCTGGTGCTGGCCCGTCTGGAAGGCAGTCCGGAAGGCACCAAGGGCATCTCTCTGTTCCTGGTGCCCAAGTACCTGCCCACCGCTGACGGCAAGGTCGGCGAGCGCAACGGCGTGGTCTGCGGCAGCCTGGAGCACAAGATGGGCATCAACGGCAATGCCACCGCCCTGCTGAACTTCGACGGCGCCACCGGCTTCCTGGTCGGCGAGATCAACAAGGGCATGAACCACATGTTCATCATGATGAACGCGGCCCGGCTGGGCACCGGCCTGCAGGGCCTGGGACTGGGCGAGGTGGCCTACCAGAACGCGCTGGCCTACGCCAAGGACCGCCTGCAGATGCGTCACACCCCGCGCGTCAACCCGGCCGAGAGTGCGGACCCCATCATCGTGCACCCCGACGTGCGGCGCATGCTGCTGACCGGCAAGGCCTACACCGAGGCGGGGCGCGCGATGGCAATGTGGCTGGCCCTGAGCATCGACACCGAGCACCACCATCCCGACGAGGCCGCGCGCAAGGAGGCCGGCGATCTGGTGGCCCTGCTGACACCCATCGCCAAGGCGTTCATGACCGACAACGGTTTCCACATCGCCGTGCAGAGCCAGCAGATTTTCGGCGGCCACGGGTACATCCGCGAGTGGGGCATGGAGCAGTTCGTGCGCGACGCCCGCATCGGCCAGATCTACGAGGGCACCAACGGCATTCAGGCGCTGGACCTGCTGGGCCGCAAGGTCCTGATGGACGGCGGCAAGAAGCTGCAGAAGCTGGCCGGTATGTTGCAGGAATTCGTGGACGCCAACGAGGAAGACGAGCACATCGGCGAGTACGTCACGGCGCTGGGCAAGGCGTCACAGCAGCTGGGCAGCATCACCATGGTCGTGGGCCAGAAGGCCATGAGCGGGCCGGAAGGGGCCGACGAGGTCAACGCCGCCGCCGTGGATTACCTGCGCTTCTTCGGCCACGTGGTGTACGGCTACCTGTGGGCGCGTATGGCCAAGATTGCCCAGGAGAAGATTGACGCCGGACAGGACAAAGACGGCTTCTACCTGGGCAAGGTCCAGACCGCGAAGTTCTACTTCACCAAGCTGTTCCCCGAGATCAAGGCGCTGGCCGCCACCATCAAGGCCGGTAACGAGCCGCTGGCCGTGGATGACCGCCTGTTCGGTCTGGAACGAGCACTCATCACAGCCTGA
- a CDS encoding DnaJ C-terminal domain-containing protein, with amino-acid sequence MAYKDYYDVLGVSRGASDADIKAAYRRLAKQYHPDKNAGDQKSAERFKEIGEAYAVLNDPEKRKVFDQFGHTGQVPPGYGDMGGGFQGGDFAGFDPGQFSDFFQGLFGQAARGRGSAGGMGGGFPGGQQVNLDDLLGGLGGAGQQRRFVQNVEGELQVTLEEAFSGSDEVINVDGKRLSLRVPAGTRDGARLRLAGQGPGGGDVLLTIRVLEDARFELEGDHLTTSADVPAPVAALGGDISVQTLSGRGGLSIPPGSSGGRRMRLRGQGWPRKDGTRGDLYVRLNVTVPATPSDEEKELYRKLRDLQK; translated from the coding sequence ATGGCTTACAAAGATTATTACGACGTGCTGGGCGTCTCCCGTGGGGCGTCCGATGCAGATATTAAAGCCGCTTACCGCAGGCTGGCGAAGCAATATCATCCTGACAAGAATGCGGGCGACCAGAAGTCTGCCGAGCGCTTCAAGGAAATCGGCGAGGCGTATGCCGTGCTGAACGATCCCGAGAAGCGCAAGGTCTTTGACCAGTTCGGTCACACCGGGCAGGTGCCGCCGGGCTACGGCGACATGGGTGGCGGCTTCCAGGGCGGCGACTTTGCCGGATTCGATCCGGGGCAGTTCAGCGACTTTTTCCAGGGACTGTTCGGTCAGGCCGCGCGGGGCCGGGGCAGTGCTGGCGGCATGGGCGGCGGCTTTCCCGGCGGGCAGCAGGTCAATCTGGACGATCTGCTGGGTGGACTGGGCGGCGCAGGGCAGCAAAGGCGGTTCGTCCAGAACGTGGAGGGCGAGTTGCAGGTCACGCTGGAGGAGGCCTTCAGCGGCAGCGACGAGGTAATCAACGTGGACGGCAAACGCTTAAGTTTGCGTGTTCCGGCCGGCACCCGTGACGGCGCCCGCCTGCGGCTGGCCGGGCAGGGGCCGGGGGGCGGCGACGTGTTGCTGACCATTCGCGTGCTGGAGGACGCCCGCTTCGAACTGGAGGGCGATCACCTGACCACCAGCGCCGACGTGCCTGCCCCGGTGGCCGCGCTGGGAGGTGACATCAGCGTGCAGACCCTGAGCGGGCGCGGCGGGCTGAGCATTCCCCCTGGCAGCAGCGGGGGCCGCCGCATGCGGCTGCGTGGTCAGGGCTGGCCCAGGAAGGACGGCACCCGCGGCGACCTATACGTGCGCCTGAACGTGACTGTGCCTGCCACGCCCAGCGACGAGGAGAAGGAACTTTACCGGAAGCTGCGGGACTTGCAGAAGTAG
- a CDS encoding VF530 family protein — protein sequence MTSSDPLHGVTLQLMLERLHDAYGWDGLARRVPINCFSSNPSIQSSLKFLRRTPWARAKVEGLYLELVSV from the coding sequence GTGACCTCCTCCGATCCCCTCCACGGCGTCACGTTGCAGCTGATGCTGGAGCGGCTGCACGACGCTTACGGCTGGGATGGGCTGGCCCGCCGGGTGCCGATCAACTGCTTCAGTTCCAATCCCAGCATCCAGAGCAGCCTCAAATTTCTGCGCCGGACCCCGTGGGCGCGGGCGAAGGTGGAAGGGCTGTACCTGGAACTGGTCAGCGTCTAG
- the dnaK gene encoding molecular chaperone DnaK: MAKAVGIDLGTTNSVISVMEGGRPEVIVNAEGARTTPSVVAYKGDERLVGQIARRQAALNPAATLFEVKRFIGRRWDEVKEEADRSPFNVKEGEGGSVRIEVNGKDYAPEQVSAEVLRKLVADASAKLGQKITDAVITVPAYFDNSQREATKQAGEIAGLNVLRVINEPTAAALAYGLERKGNETVLVFDLGGGTFDVTILELGDGVFEVKSTAGDTHLGGADFDHRIVDWLASEFEKEHKFDLRKDKQALQRLIEAAEKGKIELSNASETSISLPFITFDPETRTPMHLERTLTRAKFEELTADLLRRVRQPVEQALKDAKLDASKIDEVILVGGSTRTPAVKRIVQELIGKTPNESVNPDEAVALGAAVQAGIIQGDSSLGDIVLVDVTPLTLGVEVKGGMIAPMITRNTTVPAKKTEIYTTAENNQPGVEINVLQGERPMANDNKSLGRFKLEGIPPMPAGRPQIEVTFDIDANGILHVTAKEKNSGKEASIRIENTTTLDKSDVEKMVKEAEENAVADRQRREKVEKRNNLDSLRVQALGQIEENASAPQDARDRLKAAADSAEEAVRSDDDTQIAEAQKRLEEELREFMTANQNAAQAEGQPEGQDGGVNMGKDQAEDDVIDADFKPAP; this comes from the coding sequence ATGGCTAAAGCTGTTGGGATCGACCTGGGCACCACCAATTCCGTTATCTCTGTCATGGAGGGCGGCCGTCCCGAAGTGATCGTGAACGCTGAGGGCGCCCGTACCACCCCGTCTGTTGTGGCGTACAAGGGCGACGAGCGCCTGGTGGGGCAGATCGCCCGCCGTCAGGCCGCGCTGAACCCTGCGGCCACCCTGTTTGAAGTCAAGCGCTTTATTGGCCGCCGCTGGGACGAGGTCAAGGAAGAGGCGGACCGCAGCCCTTTCAACGTCAAGGAAGGCGAGGGCGGCTCCGTTCGCATTGAGGTGAACGGCAAGGACTATGCCCCCGAGCAGGTCAGCGCCGAAGTGCTGCGCAAGCTGGTGGCTGATGCCAGCGCCAAGCTGGGCCAGAAAATTACCGACGCCGTGATCACAGTGCCCGCATACTTCGACAACTCGCAGCGTGAAGCCACCAAGCAGGCTGGGGAAATCGCAGGCCTAAACGTGCTGCGCGTGATCAATGAGCCCACCGCTGCCGCGCTGGCCTACGGTCTGGAGCGCAAGGGCAACGAGACCGTGCTGGTCTTCGACCTGGGGGGCGGCACCTTCGACGTGACCATCCTGGAACTGGGCGACGGCGTGTTCGAGGTAAAATCCACCGCCGGTGACACCCACCTGGGTGGAGCGGACTTCGACCACCGTATCGTCGACTGGCTGGCCAGTGAGTTCGAGAAAGAGCACAAGTTCGACCTCCGCAAGGACAAGCAGGCCCTGCAGCGCCTGATCGAGGCCGCCGAGAAGGGCAAGATCGAGCTGTCCAACGCGTCCGAGACCTCCATCAGCCTGCCGTTCATCACCTTTGATCCGGAAACGCGTACGCCGATGCACCTGGAGCGCACGCTGACCCGCGCCAAGTTCGAGGAACTGACTGCCGACCTGCTGCGCCGCGTGCGCCAGCCTGTCGAGCAGGCCCTCAAGGACGCCAAGCTGGACGCCAGCAAGATCGACGAGGTGATTCTGGTGGGCGGCTCGACGCGTACCCCCGCCGTCAAGCGCATCGTGCAGGAGCTGATCGGCAAGACACCCAACGAGTCGGTCAACCCCGATGAGGCTGTGGCCCTGGGCGCGGCGGTGCAGGCCGGCATCATCCAGGGTGATTCCAGCCTGGGCGACATCGTGCTGGTGGACGTGACCCCGCTGACGCTGGGGGTGGAGGTCAAGGGCGGCATGATCGCGCCGATGATCACCCGCAACACCACTGTTCCTGCCAAGAAGACCGAGATCTACACCACCGCCGAGAACAACCAGCCGGGCGTGGAGATCAACGTGCTGCAGGGTGAGCGCCCGATGGCGAATGACAACAAGAGCCTGGGCCGTTTCAAGCTGGAAGGCATTCCGCCCATGCCTGCTGGGCGCCCGCAGATCGAGGTCACCTTCGACATCGACGCCAACGGCATCCTGCACGTGACCGCCAAGGAAAAGAACAGCGGCAAGGAAGCCAGCATCCGTATCGAGAACACCACCACGCTCGACAAGAGCGACGTGGAGAAGATGGTCAAGGAAGCCGAGGAAAACGCCGTGGCCGACAGGCAGCGCCGCGAGAAGGTCGAGAAGCGCAACAATCTCGACAGCCTGCGCGTTCAGGCGCTGGGCCAGATTGAGGAGAACGCCTCGGCCCCGCAGGACGCCAGGGACAGGCTCAAGGCTGCTGCTGACAGCGCCGAGGAAGCGGTTCGCAGCGACGACGACACCCAGATCGCCGAGGCGCAGAAGCGGCTGGAAGAGGAACTGCGCGAGTTCATGACCGCCAACCAGAACGCGGCCCAGGCCGAGGGTCAGCCGGAAGGGCAGGACGGCGGCGTGAACATGGGCAAGGATCAGGCCGAGGACGACGTGATCGACGCGGATTTCAAGCCCGCGCCCTGA
- a CDS encoding polysaccharide biosynthesis protein → MTINTVHGKFLLDLLVFTAAAALAYVLRLDVVLGDTARSVLIYTLIGIPIKWLALHYFKVSRHIWRYVTFEDLSQLARMTGVVTLALLLLTPVLRSQLFVPWSIPLIEGVLALALLSGLRLLTRWHLGRRRSRSRAHRQSTQTPERVLIAGAGDAGRLMAAELLRSPDKGMLPVGFIDDSSVKTGRVLVGLPVLGSLSHLAQAAHDTGATLLVIAMPSAGGQIIREYVNAARQAGLQARTIPGLYELMGGQVTTEQIRNVSVEDLLRRDPVEVDQGNISGYLSGQTVLVTGAGGSIGSELVRQLARFGPARLVLVGRGENSIFAIEQEMRREWPEVQINALIADVRHPTRLEFIFETYRPGVVFHAAAHKHVPLMEAAPSEAIHNNVLGTRNVAELCLKYGVTRLVNVSTDKAVNPTSVMGASKRVAEMVIADAATRAAPGQAFVSVRFGNVLGSRGSVVPTFLQQIRLGGPVTITHPDMTRYFMTIPEASRLVLQAGGLANNGSVYLLDMGEPVKIADLARDVIRLSGAQDIEIVYSGTRPGEKLYEELLTSGEDVIPTRHTEIFSAQLQQVQPGELACLLAELTAAAGQDNGPSIRALLHAAIHESQIHV, encoded by the coding sequence ATGACGATCAACACTGTCCACGGCAAGTTTCTACTTGATCTGCTGGTCTTTACAGCCGCTGCGGCATTGGCCTACGTCTTACGGCTTGACGTTGTACTGGGCGACACGGCCCGCTCGGTCCTGATCTACACGCTGATCGGAATACCGATCAAGTGGCTGGCCTTGCATTATTTCAAGGTCTCACGGCACATCTGGCGCTACGTCACCTTCGAGGACCTGAGTCAACTGGCCCGCATGACCGGCGTGGTCACCCTGGCCCTGCTGCTGCTGACGCCGGTGCTGCGATCACAGCTCTTTGTGCCGTGGTCCATTCCCCTAATCGAGGGCGTGCTGGCCCTGGCTCTGCTCTCGGGCCTGCGGCTGCTGACGCGCTGGCACCTGGGACGTCGCCGCAGCCGCAGCCGCGCCCACAGGCAGTCCACACAAACCCCGGAACGGGTCCTGATCGCCGGGGCCGGCGATGCTGGGCGGCTGATGGCCGCCGAACTGCTGCGTTCGCCGGACAAGGGCATGCTGCCGGTGGGTTTCATCGACGATTCGTCGGTCAAAACGGGCCGGGTGCTGGTGGGGCTGCCGGTGCTGGGTTCACTGTCCCACCTGGCCCAGGCGGCGCACGACACCGGGGCCACGCTGCTGGTGATCGCCATGCCCTCAGCGGGCGGCCAGATCATCCGCGAATACGTCAACGCGGCGCGTCAGGCGGGCCTGCAGGCCCGCACGATTCCCGGTCTGTACGAACTGATGGGTGGACAGGTCACCACCGAGCAGATTCGCAATGTCAGCGTGGAGGATCTGCTGCGGCGTGATCCGGTGGAGGTGGATCAGGGCAACATCTCGGGCTACCTGAGTGGGCAGACCGTCCTGGTCACGGGTGCGGGCGGGTCCATCGGCTCGGAACTGGTGCGGCAACTGGCCCGCTTTGGTCCGGCCCGACTGGTGCTGGTGGGGCGCGGCGAGAACAGCATCTTCGCTATTGAGCAGGAGATGCGTCGCGAGTGGCCGGAGGTCCAGATTAACGCCCTGATCGCCGACGTCCGTCATCCCACCCGGCTGGAGTTCATCTTCGAGACGTACCGCCCAGGCGTGGTGTTTCACGCTGCCGCCCACAAACACGTCCCATTGATGGAAGCCGCGCCGAGCGAGGCCATCCACAACAACGTGCTAGGTACCCGCAACGTGGCGGAGCTGTGCCTCAAGTACGGGGTCACCCGCCTGGTCAACGTGTCAACCGATAAAGCGGTCAATCCGACGTCGGTCATGGGAGCAAGCAAGCGCGTGGCCGAGATGGTGATCGCCGACGCTGCGACGCGGGCCGCGCCGGGACAGGCCTTCGTCTCGGTGCGCTTCGGCAACGTGCTGGGCAGCCGGGGCAGCGTGGTACCCACCTTCTTGCAGCAGATCCGGCTGGGTGGTCCCGTCACCATCACCCATCCCGACATGACCCGCTACTTCATGACCATTCCGGAGGCCAGCCGCCTGGTGTTGCAGGCAGGTGGACTGGCCAATAACGGCAGCGTGTACCTGCTGGACATGGGCGAGCCGGTCAAGATCGCCGATCTGGCCCGCGACGTCATCCGTCTGTCAGGGGCACAGGACATCGAGATCGTGTACAGCGGCACGCGCCCCGGCGAGAAGCTGTACGAGGAACTGCTGACCAGCGGCGAGGACGTGATTCCCACCCGGCACACCGAGATCTTCTCGGCACAGTTGCAGCAGGTGCAGCCGGGCGAGCTTGCCTGCCTGCTCGCGGAGCTCACCGCAGCTGCGGGCCAGGACAATGGGCCCTCCATCCGTGCCCTGCTGCACGCGGCCATTCACGAGAGCCAGATCCACGTCTAA
- a CDS encoding nucleotide exchange factor GrpE codes for MKNGKPNPEAETETAENLKFTPARDGEQTIDADGEILDAELLDEDGEDADFAGFPGMDEGMMAQVQEMMGKLERVEVLEKENADLRFKLGRLAADFDGYRTRTGQDLESAEDRGTARAAEQLMPVYDDLDRALTMGSEDPAKLIPGVKAVQGRMLTIFSKLGLELTGQEGEHFDPQWHEALQVVTGDEDDRIVQVFQAGFRMGDRLVRPARVVVSRRG; via the coding sequence ATGAAGAACGGCAAACCCAACCCGGAAGCCGAGACCGAGACAGCCGAGAACCTGAAATTCACCCCCGCGCGTGACGGCGAGCAGACCATTGACGCGGACGGCGAGATCCTGGATGCCGAACTGCTGGACGAGGACGGCGAGGACGCCGATTTCGCGGGCTTCCCCGGCATGGACGAGGGCATGATGGCCCAGGTGCAGGAAATGATGGGCAAGCTGGAACGCGTCGAAGTGCTGGAGAAGGAAAACGCCGACCTGCGTTTCAAGCTGGGCCGCCTGGCCGCCGACTTCGACGGGTACCGCACCCGCACCGGACAGGACCTCGAATCCGCTGAGGACCGGGGCACCGCCCGGGCCGCCGAGCAGCTGATGCCCGTCTATGACGACCTGGACCGTGCCCTGACCATGGGTTCGGAGGACCCGGCCAAGCTGATTCCGGGCGTTAAGGCCGTTCAGGGTAGGATGCTGACCATTTTCTCGAAACTGGGTCTGGAACTGACCGGTCAGGAGGGCGAGCACTTTGATCCCCAGTGGCACGAGGCGCTGCAGGTGGTGACCGGCGACGAGGACGACCGGATTGTGCAGGTGTTCCAGGCAGGCTTCCGCATGGGTGACCGGCTGGTGCGCCCGGCCCGCGTGGTCGTGAGCCGCAGGGGCTGA
- a CDS encoding response regulator, producing the protein MALPFHYLLVDDSLQDQLLAREAFEHLCPECLLTCAGSGREALELLQAPHFQPDVVLLDLNMPGMSGFELLREMKSAAHLVHIPVVILSTSSAQQDVSEAYTLHASSYLVKSSSFAGFLEQLEKFLHYWQASRTVNHGRQGQQR; encoded by the coding sequence ATGGCCCTTCCCTTTCACTACCTTCTGGTAGACGACAGCCTGCAAGATCAGCTCCTGGCGCGGGAGGCCTTTGAACACCTGTGTCCTGAGTGCCTGCTGACCTGTGCGGGCAGCGGCCGAGAAGCGCTGGAACTATTGCAGGCCCCCCACTTTCAGCCTGACGTGGTGTTGCTCGACCTCAACATGCCCGGCATGAGTGGCTTCGAGTTGCTGCGCGAGATGAAGAGCGCCGCGCACTTGGTCCATATTCCAGTGGTGATCCTGTCGACCTCCAGCGCTCAGCAGGACGTGAGCGAGGCCTACACCCTGCACGCCAGCTCCTATCTGGTCAAGTCCTCCAGTTTCGCCGGATTTCTGGAACAGCTGGAGAAGTTTCTGCACTACTGGCAGGCCAGTCGTACTGTCAACCACGGGCGCCAGGGCCAGCAGCGCTGA
- the efp gene encoding elongation factor P — translation MISVTELRNGTKVEMDGGLWECLDYSHLKMGRGGAKVVTKFRNMESGSIVDRTFNSTEKLQDIYVEGKTMQYLYKDGNDYMFMDMETFEQVTLPPSLVGDSSKFMKENTEVEVAMYGDKALSITLPNQVILKIVETDPGLRGDTASGGTKPAKLETGATVQVPLFVEQDIDIKVDTRTGQYLSRA, via the coding sequence ATGATCAGCGTTACCGAACTGAGAAACGGCACCAAGGTGGAAATGGACGGCGGACTCTGGGAGTGCCTGGATTACTCTCACCTCAAGATGGGCCGCGGCGGTGCGAAGGTGGTGACCAAGTTCCGCAACATGGAATCCGGCAGCATTGTGGACCGGACCTTTAACAGCACTGAAAAACTGCAGGACATCTACGTGGAAGGCAAGACCATGCAGTACCTGTACAAGGACGGCAACGACTACATGTTTATGGACATGGAGACCTTTGAGCAGGTCACGCTGCCCCCCAGCCTGGTGGGCGATTCCTCCAAGTTCATGAAGGAGAACACCGAGGTTGAGGTGGCCATGTACGGCGACAAGGCCCTGAGTATTACCCTGCCCAACCAGGTCATCCTGAAGATCGTGGAAACCGATCCCGGTCTGCGCGGCGACACCGCCTCCGGCGGCACCAAGCCCGCCAAGCTGGAAACCGGCGCCACCGTTCAGGTGCCGCTGTTTGTCGAGCAGGACATTGACATCAAGGTGGACACCCGCACCGGTCAGTACCTCAGCCGCGCCTAG